CACCCAGTCATCCACAATGACGGCCATGGCATCTTCAGAGATGGGAAGCTGGGTGGGTTCCTGAGGGGTGGAGAGGGAGAATGTGGTCAGCAATGTGATTCCAGGATACCAGGAATAGTCCCACAAACTCTAACTCACCCCTTCCTCCGATTTATATTCCCTGTCTCTAGTTTCCAGCACTTCTACCCTTACTCTCCCTTTTCTGCCCTCACCCCCACCTTCCCAGACCCATCTTTTGAACCCAAGGGCTGGGCTTACCTGCTGGTTCAGTAGAATACTAAATTCCCTCATTGCCTTGGAAATGAGATCCTTATTGGCCtgaagaagggccatctgtctgGTGAGGAAAAGAGGTTGCATTTAAGTATCCTCTTCGCTGCCCCTGGGTATTTCCCCCAATCCATTCACTCCCTGAGAGACCCCTGGTGTCCCAGCACGGCCACCATCCCCACTGCTCGGAAAGGATGTGGGCTCACCTTCAAGACCAATGGTGCTGCGTGGGTCGTCTCCCGCTCTCCAGGGTATGTGTGTTCCTCTGCCAAGCTAGAGGTAGGCAAGGAGTCAAGCATCAGCCCACAAGGAAAACGCCCTGCGTCTAGGTCCTGTTGGAAGATGATAGGTGGGAGAGGTTTCCCTGACATTAGAAAGATAGCAAGgctgaaaaaaacagataaatgaggaGACCTAGAAAACACAAGAACCAATCTAGGGACAGATCCTTTTCTCTGCCTTCCCCcactcccgccccccccccccccagctcctccATCACAATACCCAGGCTCCAAATGCAAAGGAAACTCACATGTATTGACCCCTATTGCATGATAGGCCCTTTTAAGTCATCACAACACCATGATGACAATTATTCTTCCATTTCATAGCAGCATGT
Above is a window of Dasypus novemcinctus isolate mDasNov1 chromosome 23, mDasNov1.1.hap2, whole genome shotgun sequence DNA encoding:
- the AHSP gene encoding alpha-hemoglobin-stabilizing protein isoform X1 — its product is MLDSLPTSSLAEEHTYPGERETTHAAPLVLKMALLQANKDLISKAMREFSILLNQQEPTQLPISEDAMAVIVDDWVNLYISHYRPKMTGEQQEQNRAVQELQQELTALANPFLIKYRAFLNTLSSDSAPS